The DNA window ACCCTGTTCGTCGCCGCCGCCGGCCAGAACGCGCGGCTGGCCGTGCTGTGCGAGCAGTCGGTCGACATGGGCACGGTCGCCTACGAGATGAGCCGGCTGGTGACCCGCATCGGCGAGTACCTCGGCTCGGAGGCCCGACCGCCCGTCCTGCCGCTCAGCGAGTCCGTCGGGCTACGACCATGACGTACGACGTGTGGGACGGCGACGACGAGGCGGAGGCCGGGCGGCTCGTTCCCCTGTACATCCTGGTCAACGGCCGGACGAGTCCACGCAACAGCAACCTGGACCTGGCCACCCAGGTCATCGCGCTGCCCGCCGACACCACACGTTTGGAGTTGGAGTACCGGGAGATCGTCAGCCGCTGCGCCACCTGGATCTCCATTGCCGAGATCGGCGCCTACCTGCACAGACCGCTGACCATCACCAAGGTGATGGTCGACGTGCTGGTCGAGCAGGGGTTCCTGGACATCGGATCCCCGGCGCAGCAGAAGATCGCGGATCGTCGGCTGCTGGAAACCGTTCTCGCCGGCCTGCAGCGGCTCTAGAAGAGGGACTGGTGTACGTGGATCGGAAATCGGTCAAGGTCGTTGTGGCGGGCGGCTTCGGCACCGGCAAGACCACCTTGGTCGGATCGGTCAGTGAGATCCCGCCGTTGGTCACGGAGGAGGTCCTGACCCAGGCCAGCGTCGGCGTGGACGACATCACGGGCATCGAGGGCAAGGCGAGCACGACCGTCGCCCTGGACTTCGGGCGCATCACCATCGCCCCGGACGTCGTGCTCTACCTGTTCGGCACGCCGGGGCAGGACCGGTTCTGGTTCATCTGGGACGAGCTCGCGCAGGGCGCGGTGGGCGCGATCGTGCTGGTCGACACGAGGAGGCTCGGGACGAGCTTCCCCGCCATCGACTACTTCGAGCGGCGGGGCATCCCCTTCCTGGTCGCCGTCAACCGGTTCCACAGCGAGTGCCTGTACAGCGCCGACGAGATCCGGGCGGCGCTGGAGCTGGACCCGGCCGTACCGCTGCTCTGGTGCGACGCCCGGGACCGGGAGTCCAGCAAGCAGGCGCTGATCGAGCTGGTCCGGCACGCCCTGTCGCGCCTGGCGGTCGGCGCCTGACGAGGCGGGGGCCCGCACGGGGACGTCCCCGGCTCCGCTGCGCCGACGGTGGCGCGGGGAGCCGGGGACGTCGTGGCGCTCAGCCGTAGCTGGCCACGGACCTGCCCGCCGCCGGCGGCAGCGGCTCCAACCGCACCTTGAAGTGGCGCAGCAGGGGCGGCGCCGAGACGATCCGGTACCCGCTGACCTGCTCGGGGTCCTTCGCGATGTCGGCGAGGACGGCGGCCACGTACTCCAGGTGCGTGTCGGTGTAGACCCGGCGCGGGATCGCCAGCCGCACCAGCTCGAAGGGAGCGGGAGTGAGCAGCCGGTGGTGCTCGTCCATCTCGCCCAGGTAGAGCGATCCCAGCTCGGCGCAGCGGATCCCGCCGTCGAGGAAGAGCTGGCAGCCCAGGGCGTGCCCGGGGAACTCCCGCGGGGACAGGTGCGGCAGCAGCCGGCCGGCGTTGAGGTACAGGGCGTGGATGCCCGCCGGTCGGACGGTGTCGACGCCCACGTCGTCGAGCAGCTCGGCCAGCCGTTCGGTGGACGCGGCACGGGCGCGCAGGTACGCGGGATCGACCACCTCGCGCAGCCCCTGGGTGAGCCGTTCGAGGTCGTGGCCGGCGAGCCCGCCGTAGGTGGAGAATCCCTCGGTCGCGATCAGGTTCGCCTCGCACGCGGCGTGCAACTCGTCGTCGCGGAGCCCGATGAACCCGCCGATGGCCGCCAGGCCGTCCTTCTTCAGGCTCACCACGCAGCCGTCGGCGAGCTGGAACGCGCGGGTGGCGATCTGCCGCGGGGTCCACGTCCCGTAGCCCGCTTCCCGCTGGTTGACCAGCCAGGCGTTCTCGGCGAAGCGCGCCGCGTCCAGGAAGAACGGCACGCGGTGGCGCCGGCACAGCTCCCGTACGGCCGCGAGGTTGGCCATGGAGACCGGCTGCGCGCCGAGGCCGTTGTTGGTGATGGTCATCAGCACCAGGCCGACCCGGTGCCCCTCGGGCCCGGCAAGGGTGCGTTCGAGCGCGGCCAGGTCGATGTTGCCCTTGAACGGTTCGTCGCTGTCGAGGTCGGCCGCCTCGTTGCACGGGAGGTCCCGTGGTTCCGCCCCGGCGAGCAGGACGTTCGCGTGGGTGGTGTCGAAGTGGGTGTTGCTGATGCAGATCTGGCCGGGCTTCAGCAGGCTGCCGAACAGGACCCGCTCGCCGGCCCGGCCCTGGTGGACCGGCAGGATCCGCGGGTATCCGGTGAGGTCGCGCACCTCGTCCCGGAACCGGAACCACGATCGCGCGCCGGCGTACGACTCGTCGCCGAGCGCGGCGGCCGCCTCCTGCGCCGCCGACGTCGCGCCGGTGCCGGAATCGGACAGCAGGTCGATGGTGATCTGGTCGGCGCGCAGGTTGAACGGGTTGTATCCGGCATCCGCGAGCGCCCGCCGGCGTTCCTCCGCGGTGAGGAAGGGGATCGGTTCGACGACCTTGATCCGGTACGGCGGCAGGGCCTTTCGCACGTCCATCGGGCAACTCGCTCCTCGCGGGGGTCAGGGTCGGGTACGGCCGACCGGAGCCGGCGACACGTCGCGGCCGGCGGGCATCCGCCGCGGACGCGGCGGGCTCACCCGGTACGCCTCGGCCGACAGGTAGACGGTCACACCCGGCCGGGGCGCGCCCAGCCGCAGCGAGACGTGCGCGATCAGTCCGACGCCGTCGCGGAGCGGCCGGGGCGTCACGGCGGCGATCGCCCGGTCCAGCCCGTCGGTGTCGAACCCGTAGCGGACCAGCAACGCCGCGACCCGGTCGCGGGCCTCCTGGTCGTCGGTGACGTAGCTGCGGATGGGCACGTAGATGCTGTAGCCGACCGGCCGGTCGGCGCCCTCCGTGAAGGTGTAGCTGCCCACGAGCGGGCGGCCGTCGAAGCGGCGCGTGCCGCCGCCGGCCACCACGCAGAACTCCTCGATCTCCGCCACGTCGACGCCGTCGACCACGCTGGCCGCCCGCGTCACGTCCCAGACCTCGGCCTCGTGGTGGGTCAGGTAGAGCTTGACCCGGGCCTGCGGCCCGTCGTGCAGATCGACGGCGAAGAACGTCAGCCGGTCGCCGCGGCCCAGCTCCCCCGGCCGGACGCCGTGGTCGAGCAGCGCCCGGTACGACGCGCCGAGCCCGAGCCGGTGCAGGGCCTCGGACACCAGGGCGGGCGACCGCTCGACCCCCTTGACCTCCGGGTTGAGGTAGACCTTGAACTCGGGTCGCCGGCTGCTGCGGAAGACCAGCGAGCACCACATGGCGAAGTCGCCCTGCGGATCATCGGTGGCGAACAGATCCCGCACCGAGTCCAGCCGGGACGTCGACAGGCCGGCCCGGCGGGCCTGCGCGTCGAGGAAGCCGCGCGTGGCGGACAGGTTGGCCAGCGGGCCGGGCGGCGATCCCAGCGTCTCACCCAGGATCCGCAACGTCGGGGGCTCCGCCTCGTTGAAGGCGATGGAGAACTCGACCGGCGTATGGTCGTCGGAGACGCCGGACGGCCAGGCCGGCGGTTCGTACAGTGGACGCGGGCCGACGGGGCCGAGCAGGCCCGCCAACAGGTTCCGAGGTTCGACAGGATCGGCCCCGGCAACCTCGCACAGGCGCGCCAACTGACCGTCCAGGTGGTCAGAGACGGACAAGCCGGCCATTCATTCTCCCCCTCGGCGATTCAGGCCCGGAAAAACGAGACTTTAGTGATCATGTCGCAAAAAGGTCAACATCGATCACGGTCTGTCACTACATGAGCGGACGGAAGGCCGGAGAAGGCCACCGTAGGTAACAATTCCCATCGGCAGACATCCTTCGGGCACCGAGGCGGCACCGTCCGCTCGGACGGGCACCGGTCGCGCCCCCTCGGATCACCGCGGCAGCAGGAAGTCGCCGGCCGCGGCGGCCCGGCGCAGCCCGACCGGCGGTGGGGCCCGCGCCGCCCGGACAAGTATCCTGAAGCGTCCATCCCGCCCCTGCCGAGGAGCTGCCATCCCATGACGCCCGCGGACCGATCCGCCCCGGCGGGCCCGTCGCTGGACACCGCGCACGGATCGGTGGCCCTGCCGACCTTCCTTCCCGACGCCACCCGGGCCTCGGTCCGGGCGGTCGACACGCTGGACCTGGCCACGGTGGGGATCCAGGCGGTCATGGTCAACGCGATGCACCTGGCCCAGCGCCCGGGGTTGCGTACGGTCAAGCGGGCCGGCGGCCTGCACCGCTTCATGGCCTGGGACGGTGTGATCGTCTCCGATTCCGGCGGGTTCCAGGTGCTTTCCCTGCTCCGTAAGCAGGGCAAGACCGGGGCGATCCGGTCCGGCGGGGTGACCTTCCAGGAGTCGCCGAGCGCGAAGAAGATCGTGCTCACCCCGGAGAAGGTCATGGAGTGGCAGTTCGGTCTCCGCTCCGACGTGGTGGTCGCCCTGGACGACTGCACCGGCCCGGAGGACTCCCCGGCCGAGCAGTTCGCCTCGACCGAGCGGACCATCCGCTGGTTCCGCCAGGCGCGGGAGGCGTACGACCTCCAGTGCCGCCAGCGACGCTCGGCGGAACCGCCGCTGCTGGTCGGGGTGGTGCAGGGCGGCACCGACCCGGAGCTGCGGCAACGCTGCGTGGACGCGCTGGTCGAGTCGGGGGCGCAGGGGTTCGGGTTCGGCGGCTGGCCGCTCAGCGCCGAGGGGAAGCTGGAACGGGAGATGTTCGCGCTGCTCGCCCGGATCACCCCGCAGGACGCGCCGCTGTTCGCCCTTGGGGTGGGCCGCCCGGAGCACCTGGTCACGCTCTGCGAGCTGGACACCCGGTGGGTCTTCGACTGCACCATCCCGACCCGGGACGCCCGGCACGGCCGGCTCTACGCGTTCGTGCCGGACATCGCCGACCGGCTGCTGACGCCGGACCGGGCCTTCTACCAGAACGTCTACATCCTGGACGAGGAGAACTCCTGGAAGGACGAGCCGATCTGCGCGACCTGCGACTGTCCGACCTGCCGTCGGTACAGCCGTAGCTACCTGCACCACCTGTTCCGGGTGAAGGACGGCCTCGCGGACCGGCTCGCGACCATGCACAACCTGCGCTTCTACACCCGCCTCCTGGAGATGATCAAGGGCGGTCGGATGGCCCGGCCGACCCTGCGCGAGCCGATCCGGCTGGGGTGAGGCGACCGGTGACGACGTCCCCGCCCGCCGTCGAGAAGGTCCTCGCCCGGCTCACCGCCGCCGCCAAGTACCGGAACGTGCACCCGGAGACCATCGCCGACCTGGTCCGATGGGAGGCGCGGGCCACCGGTGACCCGGCCGAACTGGAGCGCCTGGTCCGGGCCCGGCTGCACAAGGTGGCCGCCCTGCACCTGCTCACCGCGCGGCCCGCCGCGCTGCGCAAGGCGCTGGACCGGGCCGACCTCGCCGACCCGGGGGCCCGGCGGGAGTGGTGCCGGCAGGTGCTGGCCGGTCACTTCTCCTCGGCCGAGCGCCTGCCCGACCTGGACGCCTTCTACCCGGCCCTGTTCGGGCTGGTGCCGCCGCCGCGTACGGTGGCCGACCTCGCCTGCGCGCTGAACCCGTTCAGCCTGCCGTGGCTGCGGGACGTGACCGACGCCCGGTACGTCGGCTACGACTTCAACTCGTCGTTCGTCGCGCTGGGCAACGCCTTCCTCGCCCGCGCCTGCCCCGAGAGCGAGGTCCGGCACGGGGACGTGCTCAGCGGCGACCACGAGGTGACCGCGGACCTGGCGCTGCTGCTGAAGACGTACCACTGCATGGAGGGACGCAGGCCCGGTGCGGGCCTGGCGCTCGTCGACCGGCTGGCGTGCCGGCACGTGGTGGTGTCGTTCCCGACCCGCGCCATGAACGGCCGGGCGGCGGTCTTCGTCCCCCGGCACCTGGAGGAGCTGGCCGAGCTGGCCCGCGACCGGGGTTGGAGCTGGTCGCGGGTCACGCTCGACACCGAGGACCTGGTGGCGATCGGCAAGGGCTGACGCCGGCGGAGGGCCGGGCCGGCCCCCGCCGGGGTCGCCGGTCAGTCCTCCCAGAGGCGCTCGACGATCGCCGTGGTTTCCTCCCGGGTTCGAGCCGAATGATCTGCTCGTCGGGGCGCAGCCGGAGGGCCTCCTCCGGCTGGGACTCGATGATCAGGCCGCCGAGCCCGCCGGGCGCGTCGTCGGCGGTGTAGTAGTCGGTGATCGCGGCGGTGGAGAAGGGGCCGGGGCCGACACCGTCCACGGTGGTGGCGTCCCGGCGGAGCACCCGGACGGCCTTCAGCCCGGCGAAGAGGCGCAGCCCGGCCTTGCGGGCCGGGTCGAGGAAGACGGTGGAGAGCTATTTTTGGACGATGTAAATCAGCTCGTTGCCGATCTCCAGTCGGTGAATTCGGCACGACCGCTCTTTGGCCTGCAACTCAAAACTCTGTGAGTAGTTCTGCGACATGCCCTTCGATTGCCGCCCAAGCGACCTGGTCGGGAGGGTTGCCACAACAATTGGTGAGTTGACAATGTCAATAACTTCCCATCCGCCACCGCGTTGTTGAGTGTCCAGACAGGGGGGGCGTCTTGAGCAATAGCGTGACGTCGGCCGGCTCGTCAAGGCGACTGGCCGGCGATCCGGGAGCGGTACGGCGAGCGGATCTCCCCAACCGCGTTCCACCTCCCGGTCGCGGAGCGGATAGCATGGGACGAGGCGGTATGATCCACCACCCCCTGCTGTCCATGGAGCCGGAAGACGTCCAGGACGTGTTGGATGCGGTGGTCAAGGTCCGAGACGATCTGGGGAGCGACGAAGCGGAGCCTATGATCGGTCCATGGCTCTGACGAAGCTCGGTCGGGCGAACACCCCGCCCGACCGATCCCTCGAAACCTTCCCGATCGGCGACAGCTCGCAGGAGATCACCATCGACTGCCGGGAGTTCACCTGCCGCTGCCCCATCACCGGGCAGCCGGACTGGGCGACGATCCGGATCGACTACCGCCCCGGGGACCGGGGAGTGGAGACGAAGAGTCTCAAGCTCTACCTGGAGACCTTCCGGGACGAGGGGATCTTCCACGAGCACCTGGCGACGAAGATGCGTGACGACCTGGTGGCCACTCTCGAGCCGGTCTTCCTGAAGGTCACGGTCAACTTCAACGTCCGGGGCGGCATCGCGCTCGCCGCGTCGAGCACGTACGAGCGCTGACCCCGGCCGATACGACCCGGACAGACGGCGGCGGCCCAGTAACCACTGACCGTCGCCGTTCCCGTCGTCCTCCGTCCGCGGTCAGGCTGGTGCCCGCATCCAGCCCTCCACACGCTTTGTGAGATGCACTCCGGACACATAGCGCCCTGCCTAGTGCACGCTCCGGCATTCCGGCCTGGCCGCGCTGAGGCGCCAGCAGTCCGCGTAACACGTCGGGGGGTGGCGGTAGGCATCACGAGACAATCGTCGTGCCGCGTCTCGTAAACGCTGTTCCGCACTGCCGCCGTCGCGCGGTGTTGGCGGGTTCGGGCACCGGCCAGGGGGTGATACGCCGCGAGCGGTGGCTGGTCTGCGCAACCGGGACCTGCGACACCTCTTTCCGTTCACCTATGCCGCGCCCTGGCTGCGGTGCTCCGGCCGTCCCTGGCCGTCGCACCGCTCACCACCAGGGCCGGTCGCCGTCCCGCCCGGCCGGGCGGAGCGGTGCCTCGCACTTGGCGGGGCGCCGGCTTCCGGCCTCTACCGGCGTCCGTGCCAAAAGAGCCGAGGAACCCAGATGGATTCCGTACACTCCGACCTTGGTGCTGATGGCCCTCGTCACCACGGCCATGGCGGTGCCGCTGCTGCCCAACGGCCTGCCCCGGGTCCCGGGGAACCTCTTTACCATGCCGGCGACCGCCAGGCCGTTCGATTCGGCAGCGGCGGCCCGACCCGAGCCGGCGGAGCAGCCCGTCAAGGCCGGCAAGTCCTGACCCGGGGGCGGCGGTGGCGTCCGGCCACCGTCGCCCCCGGCCGACCCGGTGTGTCGCCCACCGCAGCCCGTCGCCCTCGGCCGGCCTTCACCTGAACCATGAGTAGGCTTAACCGCCGGCACGACGCCGTGCCGGCGAGGTGAAGGGGGGTGTTGGCGCATGCCGACGGAGAAGCGCAAGGCTGTGGTGCTGCTCAGCGGCGGGCTCGACTCCGCCACGGTGCTCGCCATGGCGGTGCACGAGGGGTACGAGGCCCACGCCCTGAGCTTCCGCTACGGCCAGCGGCACACCGTCGAGCTGAAGGCCGCCGCCCGGGTGGCCAAGGCGCTCGGCGCGACCCGGCACGTCGTCGCCGACATCGACCTGCGCGTCTTCGGGGGCTCGGCGCTGACCGACGACTCGCTCGCCGTCCCGCACCACGCCAGCGCCGACGAGTTGGGCGGCGACATCCCGGTCACCTACGTGCCGGCCCGCAACACGATCTTCCTGTCGTTCGCTCTGGCCTGGGCGGAGACCCTCGACGCGTCCGACATCTTCATCGGGGTGAGCGCGCTCGACTACAGCGGCTACCCGGACTGCCGCCCGGAGTACATCGCCGCCTACGAGGCGATGGCGAACCTGGCCACCAAGGCCGGTGTCGAGGGGCGGCAGCGGCTGCGCATCCACACCCCGCTGATCCAGCTGACCAAGGCCGAGACCATCCGCCGGGGGCTGGAGCTGGGCGTCGACTACGCCTGGACGCACAGCTGTTACGACCCGGTCGACGGCCGGGCCTGCGGCACCTGCGACTCCTGCCTGCTGCGGGGGCGCGGCTTCGCCGAACTCGGGCTGACCGACCCCGCCCTGTCCGCTGGCGGGTGACGCCCCGTGTACCGGGTCAAGGAGATCTTCTACACCCTGCAGGGTGAGGGCAGCCACGCCGGCCGACCGGCGGTGTTCTGCCGCTTCACGAGCTGCAACCTCTGGACCGGGCGGGAGGAGGAGCGGCACCGGGCGATCTGCCAGTTCTGCGACACCGACTTCGTCGGCACGGACGGCCCCGGCGGGGGCCGCTTCGCCACCGCAGCCGAGCTGGCCGCAGCGGTCGTCGCCGCCTGGCGGGGCGAGGACCACCCGCGCAGCCGCCCATACGTGGTGTGCACCGGCGGCGAGCCACTGTTACAACTCGACGAGGCGGCCGTACGGGCCCTGCACGACGCGGGCTTCGAGGTCGCGGTGGAGACCAACGGCACCCGCCCCGCGCCGCCCGGCATCGACTGGGTCTGCGTCAGCCCCAAGGCGGGCGCGGACCTGGTGCTCACCCGTGGCGACGACCTGAAGCTCGTCTACCCGCAGCCGGGTGCCGAGCCGGCCCGCTTCGAGGGCCTGGACTTCGCGCACTTCATGCTGCAGCCGATGGACGGCCCCGACCGGGTCGCCAACACCGAAGCCGCGGTGCGGTACTGCCTGGAGCACCCGCAGTGGCGATTGAGCCTGCAGACCCATAAGTACATAGGAATCGCCTGATGGAGATCTTCCGGGAGTTCACCTTCGAGGCCGCGCACCGGCTGCCGAACGTGCCCGAGGGGCACAAGTGCGCCCGGCTGCACGGTCACTCGTACCGGGTGACGGTGCACGTCAGCGGCGACGTCGACCCGCACAGCGGCTGGGTGATGGACTTCGGCGACCTCAAGAAGGCGGTCGAGCCGATCCGCGACCGGCTCGACCACCACTACCTGAACGAGGTGCCGGGGCTGGAGAACCCGACCAGCGAAGTGCTGGCCCGCTGGATCTGGGACCGGCTGGCCGGGTCGCTGCCGCTGTCGGCGGTGGGAGTCCGGGAGACCTGCACCTCTGGCTGCGTCTACCGCGGCGACCGCTGACCCGTTCGGGCGGCAGGGCGGCCTCGGGCAGGTCAGCTGTTCCCGAGGGGACCCGACCGTTCGGTGGCCAGCCGCACCTGCTCGTACACCCAGTTGCGCGGTAGCCCGGTCACCTCCCGGACCACCTCGCGGATTAGCCGGGCCTCGGCACCGTGGCGCACCAGCGTCTCGGTGAGGCGCGCGGCCAGGGCGCGGTCCTCGTCCGCATGCGCCTCGGGGGAACCGGCGACGACCACCGTGAACTGCCCCCGGACCACCTGCTCCACACGGAGCCGGGCGGTCAGTTCGTTGAGCCGGCCGCGGAGGAACTCCTCGTCGTCCTTGGTCAGGTTGCGGGCCAGCGCCGCCGGCCGGTCACCGAGCACCGCGGCGAGGTCGGCCAACATCGCGACGATCCGGTGGGGTGCCTCGAAGAAGATCAGCGTGGCCGGTGTCGACCGCAGGGCGGTCAGCGCAGCCCGGCGCGCCGCCTCCTTCCGGGGCAGGAACCCGACGTAGTGGAACTGGTGGTTGGGCATCCCGGAACCGATCAGCGCGGTCACCGAGGCGGTCGCGCCCGGCAGCGGCCGGACCGGCACGTCGGCCTCGACCGCAGCCGCTACCAGCCGGTAGCCCGGATCGTTGACCAGAGGAGTCCCGGCGTCGGAGACGAGCGCGACGTCCGTGCCCTCCCGGAGCAGACCCAGCAACTGCCGGCTGCGGGACTCCTCGTTGTGGTCGTGGTAGCTCACCAGGCGGGCGTCGATCTCCAGGGACTGGAACAGCCGGTAGGTGTGCCGCGTGTCTTCCGAGGCCACGACGCCGACCCGGCGCAGCACCTCGATGGCCCGGAGAGTGATGTCCCCGGGGTTGCCGATGGGGGTGGGCACCAGGTAGAGGGTGCCGGAACCGGCCTCGTCTGCCTGCCGCGTTCCGTCCGCCCTTGCCACCCCGTCGCCCCCCCGTGTCGTCCGGGCCAACTGTATCGAAGCCACCGGCAGGGGCCGTCCGGGTACCCGTCGGCGGCCCTCAGGACCCGGCGGTCCTGGATTCAGGCCGGCCGCCGCCGGCGCCCACGAGGGTGAGGACGGCCTGCCGGGCCCGCCTACCCCGTCGGGTCCACCCGATCGGCGTCGGGTCGCGCGGTGGCCGGCACGTCGACGACCGGACGGGTGGCGCCCGGCTCCGCCGCGCCCTCCGCCGGAGCGGGGCGTCCGGCGGTACCGGCCAACGGCACGAGGTGGTACAGCGCCTCGGTGCCGAACGCCGCCTCGTCGACGACCTCGTATCCGGTACCGTGCACCGCCCGTTGGACGATCGCGTCGGGGTCGTCGGCGTACCCGCGCCGCCCGGACAGGCTGCGCCGGGGCAGGCTCACCACGACGTGACGGCAGTCGAGCGCGGCTATGAGCCGCTGCGCGGCACCGCCGCGCTGCTGCTCCACGGTGGTGAGGGTCTTGAGCACGAGCGCGACGTCGACCCCCGCCGCCGGCACCGCCGCGACCAGGTCGACGGCGGCGGCGTTGACCCGGACCGGGTAAACCGTGCCCAGAGCGCGCAACGCCTCGGCCATGGTCCGGTCCACGTCGTAGCAGGCGTAGGTGGCGCCGGGAGCGAGCGCCATCCACGGCACGGCCAGCGGGTTGAGGCCGCAGGCCAGGTCGATCACGGAGGATGCCGGGCCGCACCACTGGGCGACGCGCTCGTAGAACGGCTCCAGCCAGTCGACCCGTTCCGCCGAGGAGGCGTGTGCCCGCATCGCCTCCCGGCCCGCCTCCTTCGGCTCCGCTCCGGCGGCGATCTTCGCGACGCAGGCGGCGACCGCCTGCGCCGGCGTGCCCGCGACGAATGCGCCGAATGCCTGGTGCAGCTTCCGTTTGGCGTACTTGACCGCTTGGCCGCGGTCGCGGAATCGCTCCGCCGCCTCCTGCGCCAGGCGCTCGACGAACGCCGGGTCCAGGTTGCGGTACTTCGCCGCGGCGAGCACCTGTCGGGCCACCTCAGCGGCCAGGTCTACCCGCGTCTCAGTGCTCCGTGCCACCGCGCTCCTTGTCGACGTCCACGAACTCCTCGGTGCTCAGCCGGGCCCGGCGCACCGCCCACCCCCGCTCGTCGGCGAGGCGCGACAGCGCGTCGTTGTGGGGGCGGGTGAACACCGCGGCCCGGCCATTCATGACGCGCAGCGGGAACGACACCACCACCTTGTTGGCCGCGACCTCGGCGACGAGGCGCAGCCCCGCGCCGGACAGCCGGTCCTCCACGCAATGGTACGTCTTGAGCAGCAGCGCCCCGTCGGCGGTGATCGGGTCCCGTGTGACCAGCATGTCACAGTGGCGGACCTCGGCCGCGTGGTCGATCCGCTCCGCAAACGCGCCGGTCGCCCCGCGAGTGCCCGGTTGAAGTCGTAGCCGACGTACGGCATAGCAAAGTGGCCCCGCCAGCCCGCCGGACCGGCGATCACGTCGGTTGACGTCATCGAGAATTTCCGACAGGAAATACGACCGGACATGGACACGGGCGCGTCGCCACGAGACGATATGAGGACCCGCCCGAGCGGCGGGGGCGAGTCGGGCCGTCCCCGAAACGAGCCGAGCCGAGCCGGCAGCCGCGAATTTCCGGCCACCGCTTTCGGAGAATGACCCACCAGGCTCCGCGAATTACGCAAAGGAGACCGCTGTGACCGCCGAGGGTGTGCCGATCTGGGACCGCTTCCCCAGCCACCAGCGCCTGTGTGTCAACTTCACCCTGACCTGCAACATCGCCTGCGACCACTGCATCGTCGAGTCAAGCCCCCGGCGCCGGGAGCGCCTTAGCACGGACGAAGTCCGGGCGACCCTTTCCGAGGCATGGGAAAACGGCCGCCGGCATGTGACGTTCAGCGGCGGTGAAGTGTTTCTGTATCCCCGCGAGATGCGCGAGGTGATCACGTGGGCACGGGAGCTGGGATACGTCGTCGATGTCGAGTCCAACGCATTTTGGGCACGGTCGGACGAATTGGCGCGGGAGAAGCTCACGCCATTTGTGGAGGCCGGCATCTCCGGTCTCGCTTTGAGCGCCGACATCTACCACATGAAGTACTTCCCGGTGGAGCGGCCGATCACCGCGGCCCGTACCGCGCGGTCGTTCGGACTGGCGACGGAGATTCAGTTCTGCCGCTCGCATCACCGCGAACGCGACGAGGAGATCATCGCCGCACTCGCCGCGGCCGGTGAGCCCTACGTGGTGCTCGAGCTGCTGGACCGGGGGCGCGCCCGGGAGATGCTGCAGGTGTGGCGCGGGCACCGGGTCGAGGAGCTGTCGGAGTGCGATGACCTCACCACCACGCTCCACGCCACCGGCGACGTCTACGCCTGCTGCCAGCTCGACATCGGGGTCGACCAGATGAAGCGCACGCCGGTCTTCCTCGGCTCGATCCGCTCCGCCGACTCGGACGCGGCGGCCCGCGACCGCCGGGAGCAGCTGGTGCGCGCCTTCTACGACCCGGAATCGCCGATCTACTTCCGTACCATGGTCCGGCAGCACCCACTGTTCCAGCCGTTGGACGAGGAGTCGTTCTCCAACATCTGCACGTTCTGCATGCGGGCCCTGAGCGATCCGGCCCGGGTGGCGGCGCTGGAGGAGCTGCTGCACGCAGCGCCGACCGCGGCATCCTGAGCGAGCCGGACGGCGGTGCGGCAGCGGGCCGCACCGCTGCCGGTGGCGCGTCGCGTTCCCGGCCGCGCACGGTCAGGGGCGCCGGAGCACCGGCAGTGCGGTCGTGCTGGTGTGCCGCACCACCGTCGCATGCACACTCGGCGAACCGGCCACGATGTGCCCGGTGTCCAGCCAGCGGCCGGGGTCACCCTCCCAGTCGGTCACCACGCCGCCCGCCTCGCGGACCA is part of the Micromonospora olivasterospora genome and encodes:
- a CDS encoding DUF742 domain-containing protein, encoding MTYDVWDGDDEAEAGRLVPLYILVNGRTSPRNSNLDLATQVIALPADTTRLELEYREIVSRCATWISIAEIGAYLHRPLTITKVMVDVLVEQGFLDIGSPAQQKIADRRLLETVLAGLQRL
- a CDS encoding GTP-binding protein, producing MYVDRKSVKVVVAGGFGTGKTTLVGSVSEIPPLVTEEVLTQASVGVDDITGIEGKASTTVALDFGRITIAPDVVLYLFGTPGQDRFWFIWDELAQGAVGAIVLVDTRRLGTSFPAIDYFERRGIPFLVAVNRFHSECLYSADEIRAALELDPAVPLLWCDARDRESSKQALIELVRHALSRLAVGA
- a CDS encoding tryptophanase, which gives rise to MDVRKALPPYRIKVVEPIPFLTAEERRRALADAGYNPFNLRADQITIDLLSDSGTGATSAAQEAAAALGDESYAGARSWFRFRDEVRDLTGYPRILPVHQGRAGERVLFGSLLKPGQICISNTHFDTTHANVLLAGAEPRDLPCNEAADLDSDEPFKGNIDLAALERTLAGPEGHRVGLVLMTITNNGLGAQPVSMANLAAVRELCRRHRVPFFLDAARFAENAWLVNQREAGYGTWTPRQIATRAFQLADGCVVSLKKDGLAAIGGFIGLRDDELHAACEANLIATEGFSTYGGLAGHDLERLTQGLREVVDPAYLRARAASTERLAELLDDVGVDTVRPAGIHALYLNAGRLLPHLSPREFPGHALGCQLFLDGGIRCAELGSLYLGEMDEHHRLLTPAPFELVRLAIPRRVYTDTHLEYVAAVLADIAKDPEQVSGYRIVSAPPLLRHFKVRLEPLPPAAGRSVASYG
- a CDS encoding DMATS family aromatic prenyltransferase, encoding MAGLSVSDHLDGQLARLCEVAGADPVEPRNLLAGLLGPVGPRPLYEPPAWPSGVSDDHTPVEFSIAFNEAEPPTLRILGETLGSPPGPLANLSATRGFLDAQARRAGLSTSRLDSVRDLFATDDPQGDFAMWCSLVFRSSRRPEFKVYLNPEVKGVERSPALVSEALHRLGLGASYRALLDHGVRPGELGRGDRLTFFAVDLHDGPQARVKLYLTHHEAEVWDVTRAASVVDGVDVAEIEEFCVVAGGGTRRFDGRPLVGSYTFTEGADRPVGYSIYVPIRSYVTDDQEARDRVAALLVRYGFDTDGLDRAIAAVTPRPLRDGVGLIAHVSLRLGAPRPGVTVYLSAEAYRVSPPRPRRMPAGRDVSPAPVGRTRP
- a CDS encoding tRNA-ribosyltransferase family protein, with protein sequence MTPADRSAPAGPSLDTAHGSVALPTFLPDATRASVRAVDTLDLATVGIQAVMVNAMHLAQRPGLRTVKRAGGLHRFMAWDGVIVSDSGGFQVLSLLRKQGKTGAIRSGGVTFQESPSAKKIVLTPEKVMEWQFGLRSDVVVALDDCTGPEDSPAEQFASTERTIRWFRQAREAYDLQCRQRRSAEPPLLVGVVQGGTDPELRQRCVDALVESGAQGFGFGGWPLSAEGKLEREMFALLARITPQDAPLFALGVGRPEHLVTLCELDTRWVFDCTIPTRDARHGRLYAFVPDIADRLLTPDRAFYQNVYILDEENSWKDEPICATCDCPTCRRYSRSYLHHLFRVKDGLADRLATMHNLRFYTRLLEMIKGGRMARPTLREPIRLG
- the queF gene encoding preQ(1) synthase, encoding MALTKLGRANTPPDRSLETFPIGDSSQEITIDCREFTCRCPITGQPDWATIRIDYRPGDRGVETKSLKLYLETFRDEGIFHEHLATKMRDDLVATLEPVFLKVTVNFNVRGGIALAASSTYER
- the queC gene encoding 7-cyano-7-deazaguanine synthase QueC, with the translated sequence MPTEKRKAVVLLSGGLDSATVLAMAVHEGYEAHALSFRYGQRHTVELKAAARVAKALGATRHVVADIDLRVFGGSALTDDSLAVPHHASADELGGDIPVTYVPARNTIFLSFALAWAETLDASDIFIGVSALDYSGYPDCRPEYIAAYEAMANLATKAGVEGRQRLRIHTPLIQLTKAETIRRGLELGVDYAWTHSCYDPVDGRACGTCDSCLLRGRGFAELGLTDPALSAGG